The genome window TTTTTTATTAACCGATGATACTGCGCTGGTACAGAGCTTAAATAAAAAGGAGGTGCCTTTACCCTTTGAAAGCCTTTTTTACCAGGAACTGCTGGAAGTCAGTCAATCAAGAGGAAGGCGTTTTGATGACATGGAACCGGCGGCATCTTTTCACTTCCCGCCGCCGGAAAGTATTAATTCAAAAGACCCTGTTCGGATAGCGGAACAATTGCATTTGGCCGGGCTCGCATTCTCGGGCGGAGGCATCAGGTCGGCCACCTTTAACCTGGGGGTACTGCAAAAGCTGGCGGAGTTAGGCGTGCTGGCACGGTTTGATTACCTTTCCACGGTATCGGGCGGCGGGTACATTGGCACATGGTTCAGTTCATGGATCAAACGTTCGGGATCATTATCCAAAGTTGTAGAAAGATTGGATACCAAAAGTTCGCCAGATCCGTTGGCTGACGAGGTACGGCCGATCAAGTGGCTGCGGATGTTCAGCAATTTTTTATCGCCCAACGCCAGCATCATGTCAACCGATGCCTGGACAATGGGTATTACATGGCTAAGGAATACGCTTATAAATCAAACTGTACTGCTGCTTATCCTGCTCACTGCGCTATCTGCCATCGGCGCTTTGTTTAGTGGCTGGGATTATATCAGCAACCTTTCGGTAAAAATGACAACGGGTAAAGTTCTGGCGTGGAGCGCGGTAATCCTTTTGCCTGGTTCCTTTCTTGCTGGCAGCGGGATGAGGTCATACAATAATAACCATCCGCCGCAGCGCAGGTTTGTGTTAGGGCGCAGCGCCTGGCTTGCCCATTTGCTTATTGTATGGGCAACTGCTGCCGCTTTTTTACTTACCATTTGGTTTTCAACAGTAACGCTTGCTTCGCATACCTATATCATGAAGCTACAGATGCTGGCGCCGGGTGTGATATTTGCTTTTTTGGGGATGATAATGATAGCTGCTATGGGAAGATACCATAGGTTTGAGGAAGAGAAGTTTGGAGAGAAGCCGCTCTACCGGGTAAGGCTTGCGTCGGCTATCCTGCTTACTTCTGTAATTGCATCGGCTTGCGGGCTGGCGCTGCTTGCTGCGGCCTGGCACTTAATAGAATACATTTCACTTAGTACCTTTAAGAATTCTTATTTTCAATCTAAATTGATCCTCATTATTGGAGTGCCATTTATTTTGGAGGCAATCAGCATCAGTGTTGTTGTTCGCATGGCTTTAATGGGCAACTTTTTTCCGGATGAACGCAGGGAGTGGTGGGGAAGAATGGGGGCATTGGTGCATCGTTTTATGATTATCTGGATGCTGGTTACTTTTTCGTCGTTATTGCTGCCTGATCTTTTTAAAAAAATTCCCTATACCTATGTTGAAAAGCTGCCTGCCGTTTTTGGCGGATGGATGGCCATTATTGCCTATGCTGTAAAGCTGGCTTTTCAATCAAAAACAGCCGGTGATAAGGCTGTTGGTGGCGTACAACAGGCGCAGGAAATATTTGTGCGTTTTGCGCCTTATTTATTTATGCTCGGGTTTTTGCTTATCGGCGCCTATATGATTGATTTTTTGCGTTCAGCGGTGCAGGGGTACTTTCCGCAGCAAAACAGGATCTGGTGCTGCGCCACGTTAACTTTAGCGCTGGCCGTTTTAACCTTTTTACTGAGTTGGCGTGTTGGGGTAAATGAATTCTCTCTACATGATTTTTACAGGAACAGGCTGGTACGGGCATATCTTGGTGCAACGCGCCGGCGTACCGACCGAATGAACACTGCCAACAGCTTTACCGGCTTTGATAAGGATGATGATTTTCCGCTTTCACTACTAACTACTAAGGAGCAGTATTACGGACCTTATCCTATTATTAACACGGCGCTGAATGCCACCACCGTTTCGGAGCTTGACCGGCAGGACCGTAAAGCTGAGTCATTTGTTTTTTCGCCGCTTTACTGCGGGTTTGATTTTAGCCCTACGCGTTCTGCAGCTTATAGCCGAAACCAGGTTTATGAATATGGTTACCGGCCCACGCTACAATATTCGCGGGACGCCGGGCCACTGATAGGCACCACTATGGCCATATCCGGCGCCGCGGTAAGCCCTAATATGGGTTACCACTCTTCGCCGGCTACCGCTTTTTTGCTGACGGTATTTAACGTAAGGCTGGGTCGCTGGATAGGCAACCCCAGGCTGGATTGCTGGAAGCGTTCTGACCCGGTAGCGGGTTTAGGCTACCTGATAAAAGATCTGATCGGTAATTCGGATATTAACACCAATTACGTTTGTCTTTCAGACGGGGGGCATTTTGATAACATGGGCCTTTACGAACTGGTGAGGCGCAAGTGTAATTATATTTTACTGGGTGATGCTGAAGAGGATGAAAAATCTACCTGCGAAGGGCTTGCCAATGCTATAAGGCGCTGCCGGATAGATTTTGGCGCCGAAATTGAACTGGATGTTTCAAGGATAACCAATAAGGATAAAGATACAAGATACAGCAAATCGCACGTTGTGCAGGGAACCATTAAATACCCCGGCAAAAAACAGGCAACCGGCACTATAATTTATATCAAAACCTCGCTTACAGGGAATGAGTCAGTAGATATCAGGGAGTATTTCATAAATAACCCTGAATTTCCACAGCAATCAACAGGCGACCAGTTTTTTGACGAGGCGCAGTTTGAAAGCTACCGGAAGCTGGGCTACCACTCCATTCAAAATATTAAACAGTTGAGGTTGCCTTAGCGATATTACCCGTGAAACCCTGTTTTACGCCAATCTTGCAATGTTATCCTTCCCGAACTCCTTGAGTTTATACTGATTTTCTAAATTAAAAAGCCTGCCCTCAGGAAGGGAACAGGCTTTTTAAATGGGTCAATTTTATCTGATGTTATCTTCCGCCACCATTCCTTGGGTCGGTTTTAGCTTTAAGCACGTATTCGTGCGGAGGCTCAACACCAAGCAGGTTTTTTACAAAATAATCCCAGCGGCGACGCATCATGTATGGCGAATACGGGCCATAGCCATGCGGGCTGTTAGGAAATACCACCAGGTCATAATCTTTATTGGCTTTTTCCAATGCTTCAATAACCAGCAGGGTATTGTACGGCGGAACGTTATCATCAAGTAAACCATGCGCAAGCATCAGTTTACCTTTAAGATTTTTAGCCAGGTTTTGATTAGCCTGTGCGGCATAATCTGCATTGGCAACTAAACCGTTGTAGCGCTCGCCCCAGTCGTCCTCATAGTTCAGATTCTCATGGTTTCCTGACTCAGAAATTCCAACTTTAAAGAAATCAGGATAGCGGAACATAGCCCCGGCTGTAGCAAAACCACCGCCTGAATGGCCCCAGATACCCACCCGTGCAGTATCTAAATAACCGTATTTGGCGGCAAGCTGGCGGATGCCGGTGATTTGGTCGGGCAGGGTGTTTTCAGCCATGTTGC of Mucilaginibacter xinganensis contains these proteins:
- a CDS encoding patatin-like phospholipase family protein gives rise to the protein MDIVTDLTAEAASYLTVIQDICKANIPGESRESSKNYPLWDAFRESNTPGHCHEIHRRRIAEIVWSSAGLEVGDDLIHCFLLTASDLLNWLKRLSQVDPGASASDEAEKLATGNLYSSPFFWRQLIRDILYTYPAERKQLVVILQYMPVQIILALASKRTGTYKQRLYQVYNPRLESLLSRRDHKVLNQFWQSKDGDGAFAERAFFLLTDDTALVQSLNKKEVPLPFESLFYQELLEVSQSRGRRFDDMEPAASFHFPPPESINSKDPVRIAEQLHLAGLAFSGGGIRSATFNLGVLQKLAELGVLARFDYLSTVSGGGYIGTWFSSWIKRSGSLSKVVERLDTKSSPDPLADEVRPIKWLRMFSNFLSPNASIMSTDAWTMGITWLRNTLINQTVLLLILLTALSAIGALFSGWDYISNLSVKMTTGKVLAWSAVILLPGSFLAGSGMRSYNNNHPPQRRFVLGRSAWLAHLLIVWATAAAFLLTIWFSTVTLASHTYIMKLQMLAPGVIFAFLGMIMIAAMGRYHRFEEEKFGEKPLYRVRLASAILLTSVIASACGLALLAAAWHLIEYISLSTFKNSYFQSKLILIIGVPFILEAISISVVVRMALMGNFFPDERREWWGRMGALVHRFMIIWMLVTFSSLLLPDLFKKIPYTYVEKLPAVFGGWMAIIAYAVKLAFQSKTAGDKAVGGVQQAQEIFVRFAPYLFMLGFLLIGAYMIDFLRSAVQGYFPQQNRIWCCATLTLALAVLTFLLSWRVGVNEFSLHDFYRNRLVRAYLGATRRRTDRMNTANSFTGFDKDDDFPLSLLTTKEQYYGPYPIINTALNATTVSELDRQDRKAESFVFSPLYCGFDFSPTRSAAYSRNQVYEYGYRPTLQYSRDAGPLIGTTMAISGAAVSPNMGYHSSPATAFLLTVFNVRLGRWIGNPRLDCWKRSDPVAGLGYLIKDLIGNSDINTNYVCLSDGGHFDNMGLYELVRRKCNYILLGDAEEDEKSTCEGLANAIRRCRIDFGAEIELDVSRITNKDKDTRYSKSHVVQGTIKYPGKKQATGTIIYIKTSLTGNESVDIREYFINNPEFPQQSTGDQFFDEAQFESYRKLGYHSIQNIKQLRLP